The genomic interval AGTATCCGGGGCATGTCCTCTTTCGGCACAAACTGGTACCGGGGATCATCCCATTTGTGGGCCGCAGGTACGTTTACCCACAATTGTAATATTTCTGATATGCCGCCGTTTTTGTGCATCTGTGCCGAAGGGCCTTCGCTGTGAAGGATCGCTTTCCCTGCAAACATCCATTGTGCATCACCTGCATTCAACAACTGGTCGTTGCCGGCAGTGTCTTTATGATGCGCCTGTCCCTGTAACTGGAAGGTAACGGGAGCAAAGCCCCTGTGCGGATGCGGATGTATCCTGTCGTCCGATCCCGCTGCTATGATATCCGGTCCGCCGTGATGCAGGACAATGAACGGATTAGCGAAACGGAAGTCCGCATGCGGTAAAGGTTGTAATACAGTCTGGGTAGGGGTGATGTTCTTTGCTCTTCCCGCGAGGATGTGTGCAATGTTCTTTTTCATACCAGGTCTTTTATAGTGCCGGAGTATTATCTGTGCTCCAGTGCGAATTGTATTTCATTTTTCAGTAAGCCGCTGCCTCCGCCATAATGTCTTCTGACAATGACGGTGGGCGAATGCTGTTTGAACCAGGTAGTAAGTGCAGTTTCTTCTTCCGGAGTGACGCCGGCACAGACCAGCACAATATCGAACGCTTCTTTTTTAAAAGCTGCTTTCGCCGCTTCGTCTGTCGTCACGGTTTCGCCGGTCCAGTTGTCAGGTGCATTGAGCAATCTATGCATCACCGTCATGATCTCAGCATTTCTACCTACCGCGAGTATACGTAGTTGTATTGGTTCCATATAGCCTGATTTAGTCCAGGTGGGCAGCAATCGCAGCAATCGGATTACGGCTTCTGGGAGTTAATTCTCTTGTTTTGTATGGCTCGTCCAGTTTTTCTGCACTGTCAATATATCCCAGGGCCAGCATAGATACGGCTTCTTCA from Chitinophaga filiformis carries:
- a CDS encoding pirin family protein, whose protein sequence is MKKNIAHILAGRAKNITPTQTVLQPLPHADFRFANPFIVLHHGGPDIIAAGSDDRIHPHPHRGFAPVTFQLQGQAHHKDTAGNDQLLNAGDAQWMFAGKAILHSEGPSAQMHKNGGISEILQLWVNVPAAHKWDDPRYQFVPKEDMPRILEQDGVNLRLVSGQFDGKTGPVNISFTPVITAVGEIANGKEVEFNVTADYWTLLYVAHGRVTIDDITPVPEHSLIVFKREGTTFSVAANEDSQVLFLSAEVIDEPVAAKDNFVMNTMAEVDQAIEDYKNGRFGTLAY